GTAATTCGGATCTGATGAATCGCGTCCAGGAGGCCTTCTTCGATCTGCTTCAGCTCCTGCTGCGTGCTGTGCTCGAAGGTTCCTGCGGAACGCAGCGACTCCAGCTTGCGGTACCAAATAATCAGGTCCTGCAGCACGGAATCGTGCAAATCGCCGGACAGCGAAGCTCTTTCTTTTTCCGACAGCTTAAATAGAAGTCTCAGCATCCATTTCGGCTTATCGCCTGCGGCGGCCAAGCTTTCAATCCGGCTCATCAAGTCTTCGATTAAGTTAAGGTTGTCATAGAGCAGCGTGACATAACGGACGACCGTCTCCAGCCATTCCCGCTCTATCCTGATCAGCTCATGCCCCATGGCAATGCGCAAATAGACCGGCTCCCGCTTCTCTCCGATCGGAATCCACATGTCCTGCGAGTCCATTAGCGCGGCTTCCTGCCCCCGCGGCACTTCTTCGACAGACACGCTATCCACCTGCAGCACCGCTCTAACCTCTTCGGTAAGCCGCTGCTCCAGCTCCGACACCTTCATCACTGCGGAAAGATCGTGTGACAGCGAGCTCAGGCTTTGCTGCAAAAACTTGTACCGTTCCTCGCTTCGGATCAGCTCCCGTTCTTCGATTTTCCGCTTCGTGATATCCTTTACGATCCCGTGAATGCCGTGCAGGCTGCCGGAAAGGAAAATCGGCACGAACGTGATGCTGACGATTTTGTCCTCCTGTCCGGAACGGACGAGGCGGCACTCGGTATGCGTCGGCTTCCCCTGCTGCATGACCTTAAGCAGCGACTCGAATACGACCGGATGATCCTCATCATGGATCACCCCCAAAAAGCAGTGCCCCTTCAGTCGTTCCAGCTTCATGCCTGTAATGAATTCGAATGCGGGATTGGCATTGACAAAATAAAAGCCGTTCAGCTCGATGGAAAAAACGCCGTCCAGGTTATGTTCGAAGAGCGATTTGTACCTTTGCTCGCTCTCCTCCAGAGCCAGTTCGGAGCGGACTTTGTCCGTTATGTCCATGATGAGCCCGTCGAGGCGTTCGACCTCTCCTTTATGGTTCAGCCACGGATGGACGATGAGCCTCCCCCACCGCTCCTCCCCTTCCACATGAATGAACCGGATCGCCCTGCGTACGGGCAAGCCTTGATCGAGCCTCAGCCTCACTTCACCCATTAGCGCCTCGTTATCCTCGGGATGGATATGATCGTGCAGGCGAATCGGCGAAGAGATGAATTCATCCCTGGGGATGCCGGAAATGTTCGCCATGCTTCTGGAGCAAAACGTATAGCGGGTAAAGTCTTTATCGGTCGACCAAACGGCGGCGTTGACGTTGTCCAGGATGTTCTCGAGCAGCTCCTCAGCCTTTTTCCGCTCTGTAACATCTCTGGCCACCGCTACGACGTATTTGACCTCCCCCATATCGTTTAGTACCGGCTTGACCCGGGCCTCAATATGCATCACACGGCCGTCGGCATGCACGATCCTGTATTCCAGATCCGCCCTCTTCCTATGCCGCACCGCTTCCGCATGAATTTCCCGTACGCGGTCGCGGTCCTCCGGATGAATGATATCAAAAGCATCCATCCCCTCGTATTCGTCCTCGCTGTAGCCGGACAGCATTTTGATGGAGGGAGAAACGTATTCGACGACAGCTTCGCGATTTACCAAAACGATCGTATCCAACGTATTCTCGGCGATAATCCGGAATCGTTCCTCCCGCTCCCGAATTTCATCTATATTGTTCATCATGGCAAGTTCTCCTTATGAGCAGTTAGGCAGCGTCTTTTGCCTCCATTATATACGAAACGCCGGTCGGCCGCCGCGCAAAAAAACAGGGAACGCCCGCAATATTTGCGTCGTTCCCTGGTATTGACCTCGCTTTGTCGGTTCAGCTTCGTGAAAAACCGCGTTTT
The window above is part of the Paenibacillus hamazuiensis genome. Proteins encoded here:
- a CDS encoding PAS domain S-box protein, translated to MMNNIDEIREREERFRIIAENTLDTIVLVNREAVVEYVSPSIKMLSGYSEDEYEGMDAFDIIHPEDRDRVREIHAEAVRHRKRADLEYRIVHADGRVMHIEARVKPVLNDMGEVKYVVAVARDVTERKKAEELLENILDNVNAAVWSTDKDFTRYTFCSRSMANISGIPRDEFISSPIRLHDHIHPEDNEALMGEVRLRLDQGLPVRRAIRFIHVEGEERWGRLIVHPWLNHKGEVERLDGLIMDITDKVRSELALEESEQRYKSLFEHNLDGVFSIELNGFYFVNANPAFEFITGMKLERLKGHCFLGVIHDEDHPVVFESLLKVMQQGKPTHTECRLVRSGQEDKIVSITFVPIFLSGSLHGIHGIVKDITKRKIEERELIRSEERYKFLQQSLSSLSHDLSAVMKVSELEQRLTEEVRAVLQVDSVSVEEVPRGQEAALMDSQDMWIPIGEKREPVYLRIAMGHELIRIEREWLETVVRYVTLLYDNLNLIEDLMSRIESLAAAGDKPKWMLRLLFKLSEKERASLSGDLHDSVLQDLIIWYRKLESLRSAGTFEHSTQQELKQIEEGLLDAIHQIRITCNELRPPFLLKLGLAESLKSLFEYTRMFAHYEIEFRSEPSGIMLGEEQTIGMYRVVQELLNNASKHSKADKVTMSLNGSGEQIHFSYSDNGVGMDLSAFEGSFQHMGIAGIEKRVQSLEGTVEIWSAPQQGFHVTIRLPKM